Proteins encoded together in one Microbacterium oxydans window:
- a CDS encoding Ig-like domain-containing protein: MRERPKALASAAGVTVGVIAITTMAFTYEGFPTTKVDLNDGGVWITKTSSLLVGHFNNESTILDGGLRTTSENYDILQEASNVLVVDQSASTVTAIDPARVSLGDSTIIPATAKVALGASTAAILDEKSGDLWVVPVKGIASFEIEAAEPIAELGKDADVTVADDGTVFALSGERGEVVTVPVDNEGTPGDSSSASVGELDLSKRPTITAVGRTPVVLDAAAGVVTTPGGFRTEVGGAADAVLQQASAATDAVALATPSALVRVPLDGSEPEETSAGSAGTAAAPVWLRGCTYGAWAGSATFIRECPGDSNDVNAPIDGAEDSTSLTFRVNRDVIILNDAVGGAAWMANESLQRVDNWNDLTPPEGETENEEDSTEETVETTLPERSEENTPPIAEDDAYGVRPGATTLLPVLDNDNDPDGDVLVAALAEAQPSIGTVQQINNGGALQIAVDEKATGTASFTYEVDDGRKGKDTAVVTLTVHDWNENAAPTPKRKTSLAVETGGTISYNILPDWIDPDGDDIYLKEVIAAPGDEVDFSRDGQITYKATASLQGRKDVQVTVADAFGKLATSTIALDVRPQGSTNPKTNADHVITKAGEQVTVAPTANDTSTSREPLRLSRVLDTPGATIVPNTPNKTFTFMAEKPGVYYVQYQVTTGPKNGEGLVRVDVMPESETDLPPVAVRDVALLPTGGDVLLGVLNNDTDPAGGILVVQSVSVEPNSGISVSVLNHETLRITDQGALEEQVRLKYRISNGSKSAEGEVVVIPIPAPDEILQPVANPDTATVRAGDVVTIPVLDNDTHPSDDVMHVEPELIEPFVDPEDGEAFVSQDTVRFKAGPEAKTVYLTYEVSDSRQQKAAGYVTIQILPVDEENNAAPRPQDLVARALAGSEVNIAVPLDGIDTDGDSVELVGLESSPSKGRVTTGPNYFTYEAADGASGVDVFKYRVRDRLGKEGVATIRVGIAPAEQINQAPYAVKDAVVVRPGREIAVPVLANDSDPEGDKIMLVEDGLEVPEGLEARVSGDRVIVTAPDRPTETSLQYTVADARGATATATLQITVDEDVPLQAPIARDDRLLPADLKDGGLTADLDILANDEDPDGTKDRLDVEVGAGGTRLENGKVRVTVTDELQLIRYTLTDRDDLQASAFIFVPSRSDLRPTLTSTKPLEVVSGETETLPLSEYVTVAGGGDVVITEKAKISANHADGSDLLKDAKTLVYTSAAGFFGPDALTFEVTDGDGPDDPEGRKATLSIPINVLPPENQQPTFVQGQVNVAPGEPATSLDLAALTDDPDPEDEGKHEYRLVGGEEKGVSARIEDGDKLVVEAASNAKKGTAVTLKLRISDGTTEPVEGTVAVMITASTRPMPAANTDTVSQADAGKTIVVPALANDFNPFPETPLKIVSAVAESGGGEVGFSEDEVTITPNKAFVGTLVVRYRIQDATEDVDREVNGQIVVTVQDAPEAPGVPVVASVQDRTVVVSFSAPSNNGAEITKYTVRSVGGNPYSKECQSTTCTLDGLTNNVEYTFQVTATNRVGESKPSGLSAPARPDARPDTPNPPTLEFGDKSLKVGWATPSTPGSPVDRYTLEISPAPPSGITQKEVTGNSITWEGLENGSDYQVRVQAHNRAPDPSSWSGWSASEIPAGPPLAPAAPITAELSPVGNQAQMQVSWTAPDKNGDAIRGYRLEVLRGGQVVRTITPGPEATSQAVVVETSETAYTYRIQAYNKAGWGDMSAPSAPRRGVIAPGAPTSLRVTEGDQRLTISYNPGSTGGATSNEISYQYRLNGSTWNGVPGNRVIGGLTNGVGYTVEVRAVANVSGSTYAGAVSNSASGTPYGKPHAPTGSAAQLPTQVQLSWNASGSANGRSIQVVQISIDGGGWQGVGLTGSVNVGNGYNEPHNIRVRAMDSTQTWSDVSPTYSANSGPPPQPRAWVTRGTSGNWPGQCTDGTCAKFVINTSDFPAGKYQVWCNSNAPHGGAHFAGGSSWNIPANGSIEIGCFHGSGGRGYEVWVTIGGTDYEHSGW, translated from the coding sequence ATGCGCGAGCGACCCAAGGCACTGGCATCGGCTGCCGGTGTCACGGTCGGCGTCATCGCCATCACCACCATGGCCTTCACCTATGAGGGGTTCCCGACCACCAAGGTCGACCTGAACGACGGCGGCGTCTGGATCACGAAGACGTCGAGCCTGCTCGTCGGGCACTTCAACAACGAATCCACCATCCTCGACGGCGGTCTGCGCACCACGAGCGAGAACTACGACATCCTCCAGGAAGCCTCCAACGTCCTCGTCGTCGATCAGAGCGCATCGACCGTGACGGCGATCGACCCCGCGCGGGTGTCGCTCGGAGACTCCACGATCATCCCCGCGACCGCGAAGGTGGCGCTGGGCGCCAGCACGGCCGCGATCCTCGACGAGAAGTCCGGCGACCTCTGGGTCGTGCCGGTGAAGGGCATCGCCTCCTTCGAGATCGAGGCGGCCGAGCCGATCGCCGAGCTGGGGAAGGACGCCGACGTCACGGTGGCCGACGACGGCACGGTGTTCGCCCTCTCCGGAGAGCGTGGCGAGGTCGTGACCGTGCCGGTCGACAACGAGGGGACGCCCGGCGATTCCTCGAGCGCCAGCGTCGGCGAGCTCGACCTGTCGAAGCGTCCGACGATCACCGCCGTGGGCCGCACGCCCGTCGTGCTGGACGCCGCCGCGGGCGTCGTCACGACTCCCGGCGGCTTCCGCACCGAGGTCGGCGGCGCGGCGGATGCCGTGCTGCAGCAGGCCTCCGCCGCCACCGACGCGGTCGCCCTCGCCACGCCCTCGGCGCTGGTCCGGGTGCCCCTCGACGGCAGTGAGCCGGAGGAGACCTCCGCCGGGAGCGCGGGCACCGCAGCCGCACCGGTCTGGCTGCGCGGCTGCACCTACGGCGCGTGGGCGGGGTCGGCGACCTTCATCCGCGAGTGCCCCGGCGACTCCAACGACGTGAATGCCCCGATCGACGGCGCCGAGGATTCCACGAGCCTCACCTTCCGCGTCAACCGCGACGTGATCATCCTCAATGACGCCGTCGGCGGTGCTGCCTGGATGGCCAACGAGAGCCTGCAGCGCGTCGACAACTGGAACGACCTCACGCCGCCCGAGGGCGAGACCGAGAATGAGGAGGACTCGACCGAGGAGACGGTCGAGACCACCCTGCCGGAGCGCAGCGAGGAGAACACCCCGCCGATCGCGGAGGACGACGCCTACGGTGTGCGCCCCGGTGCGACGACCCTGCTCCCCGTGCTCGACAACGACAACGACCCCGACGGCGATGTGCTCGTCGCGGCGCTCGCCGAGGCGCAGCCGTCGATCGGCACGGTGCAGCAGATCAACAACGGCGGAGCGCTGCAGATCGCGGTCGACGAGAAGGCCACCGGCACCGCCAGCTTCACCTACGAGGTCGACGACGGACGCAAGGGCAAGGACACCGCGGTCGTCACGCTCACCGTGCACGACTGGAACGAGAACGCGGCTCCCACTCCGAAGCGGAAGACGTCCCTCGCGGTCGAGACCGGCGGCACGATCTCGTACAACATCCTCCCGGACTGGATCGATCCGGACGGCGACGACATCTACCTCAAGGAGGTGATCGCAGCCCCCGGCGACGAGGTCGACTTCAGCAGGGACGGCCAGATCACCTACAAGGCGACGGCCAGCCTGCAGGGCCGCAAGGACGTGCAGGTCACCGTCGCGGACGCGTTCGGGAAGCTCGCGACCTCGACGATCGCTCTCGACGTGCGCCCGCAGGGGTCGACGAACCCGAAGACCAACGCCGATCACGTGATCACGAAGGCCGGTGAGCAGGTCACGGTCGCCCCGACCGCGAACGACACGAGCACCTCCCGCGAACCGCTGCGTCTGAGTCGCGTGCTGGACACCCCGGGTGCGACGATCGTCCCGAACACGCCCAACAAGACCTTCACCTTCATGGCGGAGAAGCCGGGCGTCTACTACGTGCAGTACCAGGTCACGACCGGCCCGAAGAACGGCGAGGGCCTCGTCCGCGTCGACGTGATGCCCGAGTCGGAGACCGATCTGCCGCCGGTCGCTGTGCGCGACGTCGCTCTGCTGCCCACCGGCGGCGACGTGCTCCTCGGCGTGCTCAACAACGACACCGACCCCGCCGGCGGCATCCTCGTGGTGCAGTCGGTGTCCGTCGAGCCGAACAGCGGCATCTCGGTCTCGGTGCTCAACCACGAGACGCTGCGGATCACGGATCAGGGAGCGCTCGAGGAACAGGTGCGTCTCAAGTACCGCATCTCGAACGGCTCCAAGTCGGCCGAGGGCGAGGTCGTGGTGATCCCGATCCCGGCACCGGACGAGATCCTCCAGCCGGTCGCGAACCCCGACACCGCGACCGTCCGCGCCGGCGACGTCGTGACGATCCCGGTGCTCGACAACGACACCCACCCGAGCGATGACGTCATGCACGTCGAGCCCGAGCTCATCGAGCCCTTCGTCGATCCGGAGGACGGCGAGGCGTTCGTCTCTCAGGACACGGTCCGTTTCAAGGCCGGTCCGGAGGCGAAGACGGTCTACCTCACGTACGAGGTCTCCGACTCCCGTCAGCAGAAGGCGGCGGGTTACGTGACGATCCAGATCCTGCCCGTCGACGAGGAGAACAACGCCGCTCCCCGTCCCCAGGATCTCGTTGCCCGCGCCCTCGCCGGCAGCGAGGTGAACATCGCGGTGCCGCTCGACGGCATCGACACCGACGGCGACTCGGTCGAGCTCGTCGGCCTCGAGTCGAGCCCGAGCAAGGGCCGCGTCACGACGGGGCCGAACTACTTCACCTACGAGGCCGCGGACGGCGCGAGCGGCGTCGACGTGTTCAAGTACCGCGTGCGCGACCGTCTCGGCAAGGAGGGCGTCGCCACCATCCGCGTCGGCATCGCCCCCGCCGAGCAGATCAACCAGGCGCCTTACGCCGTGAAGGACGCCGTGGTCGTGCGACCGGGGCGCGAGATCGCGGTTCCGGTCCTCGCGAACGACTCGGATCCCGAGGGCGACAAGATCATGCTGGTCGAGGACGGCCTCGAGGTGCCGGAGGGCCTGGAGGCGCGCGTCTCCGGCGACCGGGTGATCGTGACCGCGCCGGATCGTCCGACCGAGACCTCGCTGCAGTACACCGTGGCCGATGCGCGCGGGGCCACCGCGACCGCGACCTTGCAGATCACCGTCGACGAGGACGTCCCGCTGCAGGCCCCGATCGCGCGCGACGACCGGCTGCTGCCCGCCGACCTCAAGGACGGCGGTCTGACCGCCGACCTCGACATCCTGGCCAACGACGAGGACCCCGACGGGACCAAGGACCGTCTCGACGTCGAGGTCGGCGCCGGCGGCACACGGCTCGAGAACGGAAAGGTGCGCGTCACCGTCACCGACGAGCTGCAGCTGATCCGATACACCCTCACCGACCGTGACGACCTGCAGGCCTCGGCGTTCATCTTCGTCCCCTCGCGGTCCGATCTGCGCCCGACGCTCACGTCGACGAAGCCGCTCGAGGTGGTCAGCGGCGAGACCGAGACCCTCCCGCTCTCGGAGTACGTCACGGTCGCCGGCGGCGGCGACGTGGTCATCACCGAGAAGGCCAAGATCAGCGCGAACCATGCTGACGGGTCCGATCTGCTCAAGGACGCGAAGACGCTCGTCTACACCTCGGCCGCGGGATTCTTCGGGCCGGATGCGCTCACGTTCGAGGTCACCGACGGCGACGGGCCGGATGATCCGGAAGGCCGCAAGGCCACCCTGAGCATCCCGATCAACGTCCTTCCGCCGGAGAACCAGCAGCCGACGTTCGTGCAGGGGCAGGTCAACGTCGCCCCGGGCGAGCCGGCGACCTCGCTCGATCTGGCGGCGCTCACCGATGACCCCGACCCCGAGGACGAGGGCAAGCACGAGTACCGGCTCGTCGGCGGCGAGGAGAAGGGCGTCTCGGCGCGGATCGAGGACGGCGACAAGCTCGTCGTCGAGGCGGCCTCGAACGCCAAGAAGGGCACGGCGGTCACGCTGAAGCTGCGGATCTCGGACGGCACCACCGAGCCGGTCGAGGGCACCGTCGCGGTGATGATCACGGCGTCGACGCGCCCGATGCCGGCGGCGAACACCGACACCGTCTCGCAGGCGGATGCCGGGAAGACCATCGTCGTGCCGGCTCTCGCGAACGACTTCAACCCGTTCCCGGAGACGCCTCTGAAGATCGTGTCCGCCGTGGCCGAGTCGGGTGGCGGCGAGGTCGGGTTCAGCGAGGACGAGGTCACCATCACGCCGAACAAGGCGTTCGTGGGGACACTCGTCGTCCGCTACCGGATCCAGGATGCGACGGAGGACGTCGATCGCGAGGTCAACGGCCAGATCGTCGTGACTGTGCAGGATGCTCCGGAGGCGCCGGGCGTCCCGGTGGTCGCCAGCGTGCAGGACCGCACCGTCGTGGTGTCGTTCTCGGCGCCGTCGAACAACGGTGCGGAGATCACGAAGTACACCGTGCGGTCGGTCGGCGGCAACCCGTACTCCAAGGAGTGCCAGTCCACGACCTGCACGCTCGACGGCCTCACCAACAACGTCGAGTACACGTTCCAGGTGACCGCGACCAACCGCGTCGGCGAATCGAAGCCGTCCGGTCTGTCGGCTCCCGCGCGTCCGGACGCACGCCCGGACACCCCGAACCCGCCGACGCTCGAATTCGGCGACAAGTCCCTGAAGGTGGGCTGGGCCACTCCGTCCACCCCCGGCTCTCCGGTCGATCGGTACACGCTCGAGATCTCGCCTGCGCCGCCCTCCGGCATCACGCAGAAGGAGGTCACGGGCAACTCCATCACGTGGGAGGGGCTCGAGAACGGCTCCGACTACCAGGTCCGGGTGCAGGCGCACAACAGGGCGCCCGACCCCTCCAGCTGGAGTGGCTGGTCGGCTTCCGAGATCCCGGCGGGGCCCCCGCTCGCTCCCGCGGCTCCCATCACGGCCGAGCTCTCGCCGGTGGGCAACCAGGCACAGATGCAGGTGAGTTGGACAGCGCCGGACAAGAACGGCGACGCGATCCGCGGGTACCGACTCGAGGTGCTGCGCGGCGGCCAGGTCGTACGCACCATCACTCCCGGTCCCGAGGCCACGAGCCAGGCGGTGGTCGTCGAGACGTCGGAGACCGCGTACACCTACCGCATCCAGGCATACAACAAGGCCGGGTGGGGCGACATGAGCGCCCCGTCCGCACCACGGCGCGGTGTGATCGCACCCGGAGCGCCGACCAGTCTGCGGGTGACCGAGGGCGACCAGAGGCTCACGATCTCGTACAACCCGGGTTCGACCGGCGGCGCGACCTCCAACGAGATCAGCTACCAGTACCGGCTGAACGGCTCCACCTGGAACGGCGTCCCCGGGAACAGGGTCATCGGCGGACTCACGAACGGCGTCGGCTACACGGTCGAGGTGCGTGCCGTCGCCAACGTGTCCGGCTCGACGTACGCCGGCGCGGTCTCGAACTCCGCGAGTGGCACCCCCTACGGGAAGCCGCACGCGCCCACCGGAAGCGCGGCCCAGCTGCCGACGCAGGTGCAGCTGAGCTGGAACGCGAGCGGCTCGGCGAACGGACGCTCGATCCAGGTCGTGCAGATCAGCATCGACGGCGGCGGCTGGCAGGGAGTCGGTCTGACCGGCTCGGTCAACGTCGGCAACGGCTACAACGAGCCGCACAACATCCGCGTGCGGGCGATGGACAGCACGCAGACCTGGTCCGACGTGAGTCCGACGTACAGCGCGAACTCGGGTCCGCCGCCGCAGCCACGCGCCTGGGTGACCCGCGGCACCTCCGGCAACTGGCCGGGGCAGTGCACCGACGGCACCTGCGCGAAGTTCGTGATCAACACGTCCGACTTCCCGGCGGGCAAGTATCAGGTCTGGTGCAACAGCAACGCGCCGCACGGTGGGGCGCATTTCGCCGGTGGCTCCAGCTGGAACATCCCGGCCAACGGCTCCATCGAGATCGGCTGCTTCCACGGGTCCGGAGGCCGCGGTTACGAGGTGTGGGTCACCATCGGCGGCACCGATTACGAACACAGCGGCTGGTAG
- a CDS encoding DUF58 domain-containing protein, whose amino-acid sequence MTTEALQATPPQTERDAGWRDIAAVLGARALTRLRKISSAIRPLAWVLMAISVGFWVLGQIAGWSEFTVAAVVIAIAVALCALFLIGRTAYDVSLDLARTRVVVGERAVGALTLANRGTRAILPSRVVLPVGSGRGEFGIQRLAPGDEAEELFAIPTQKRAVVKVGPVSVVRGDPLGLFERAHRRDEPVDLFVHPRTVLFDGQSLGYLRDLEGLPAADLSRDDVSFHALLEYQPGDDLRHVHWRSTARTGTMMVRQYEETRRSHFVIGLSRSLSDYATADDFELGISAAGSIGLRAIRDSQRVDVRVQGRELPAGTGKQLLDSLAAVENSKPREGGIAELAGIVAATMPLASVVVLVCGSRVRSDDLRLACSRLPFGAKVLAVVADTSASAPTLRRIGDADVVTIGALEQIPLALQKVLA is encoded by the coding sequence ATGACGACGGAGGCCCTTCAGGCGACGCCGCCGCAGACGGAGCGCGACGCCGGATGGCGTGACATCGCGGCCGTCCTCGGTGCGCGCGCACTGACGCGCCTCCGGAAGATCTCCTCCGCGATCCGGCCCCTGGCCTGGGTGCTCATGGCGATCTCGGTGGGCTTCTGGGTGCTCGGGCAGATCGCCGGGTGGTCGGAGTTCACGGTCGCCGCGGTGGTGATCGCGATCGCCGTCGCTCTGTGCGCGCTGTTCCTGATCGGTCGCACCGCCTACGACGTCTCGCTCGACCTCGCCCGCACCCGCGTGGTGGTGGGGGAGCGCGCTGTCGGCGCTCTCACCCTCGCGAACCGCGGCACCAGGGCGATCCTGCCCTCGCGCGTGGTGCTCCCCGTCGGCTCCGGCCGCGGAGAGTTCGGGATCCAGCGGCTCGCGCCGGGGGACGAGGCGGAGGAGCTCTTCGCCATCCCCACCCAGAAGCGCGCCGTGGTGAAGGTCGGACCGGTGAGCGTCGTCCGCGGCGACCCGCTCGGTCTCTTCGAACGGGCGCACCGCCGTGACGAGCCGGTCGACCTCTTCGTGCACCCGCGCACGGTGCTGTTCGACGGCCAGTCCCTCGGCTACCTCCGCGACCTCGAAGGGCTCCCGGCCGCCGACCTCTCCCGCGACGACGTGTCCTTCCACGCTCTGCTGGAGTATCAGCCGGGCGACGACCTGCGCCACGTGCACTGGCGCTCGACCGCCCGCACCGGCACCATGATGGTCCGCCAGTACGAGGAGACCCGCCGCTCGCACTTCGTGATCGGGCTGTCGCGCTCCCTCTCCGATTACGCCACCGCCGACGACTTCGAGTTGGGCATCTCGGCTGCCGGCTCGATCGGTCTCCGGGCGATCCGCGACTCGCAGCGCGTCGACGTGCGGGTGCAGGGCCGCGAGCTGCCCGCCGGCACCGGCAAGCAGCTGCTCGACTCCCTCGCGGCCGTCGAGAACAGCAAACCGAGGGAGGGCGGCATCGCCGAGCTCGCCGGGATCGTCGCCGCCACGATGCCGCTGGCGAGCGTGGTCGTGCTCGTGTGCGGATCACGGGTGCGCTCGGACGATCTGCGCCTCGCATGCTCCCGCCTGCCGTTCGGCGCGAAGGTGCTCGCCGTCGTGGCCGACACCTCGGCCTCCGCGCCGACCCTGCGCCGCATCGGCGATGCCGACGTCGTCACGATCGGCGCGCTCGAACAGATTCCGCTCGCCCTGCAGAAGGTGCTCGCATGA
- a CDS encoding AAA family ATPase has translation MTMTPEQAAWFQGTFQRLVENVDKAVQGKKEIVGLVLASMLAEGHVLLEDAPGTGKTSLAKALAATVQGTSARIQFTPDLLPSDVTGVTIYDQQSHRFEFHKGPIFASIVLADEINRASPKTQSALLEVMEESRVTVDGVTHEAGRPFLVIATQNPIEQAGTYKLPEAQLDRFLIKTSIGYPDLAVTESILAGASDRNPSAGLSAIITTSAVADMADLAATVHVEPAVLRYVAELAEATREDGAIRLGVSVRGAIAMIRIAKVWAAAQGRHFVLPDDIKALARPVWQHRLLLDAEAEFAGTSSDVVIARVLDGVAAPQARAAA, from the coding sequence ATGACAATGACTCCCGAGCAGGCGGCCTGGTTCCAGGGCACCTTCCAGCGACTGGTGGAGAACGTCGACAAGGCCGTGCAGGGCAAGAAGGAGATCGTCGGGCTGGTCCTGGCCTCGATGCTCGCCGAGGGGCACGTGCTCCTCGAGGATGCTCCGGGCACCGGCAAGACGAGCCTCGCCAAGGCGCTCGCGGCGACCGTGCAGGGCACGAGCGCGCGCATCCAGTTCACGCCCGACCTGCTGCCGTCCGACGTCACGGGTGTGACGATCTACGACCAGCAGTCGCACCGTTTCGAGTTCCACAAGGGCCCGATCTTCGCGTCGATCGTGCTGGCCGACGAGATCAACCGCGCCTCGCCGAAGACGCAGTCGGCGCTGCTCGAGGTCATGGAGGAGTCGCGCGTCACGGTCGACGGCGTCACGCACGAGGCCGGACGCCCCTTCCTGGTGATCGCGACGCAGAACCCGATCGAGCAGGCGGGAACGTACAAGCTCCCCGAGGCCCAGCTCGACCGCTTCCTGATCAAGACCTCGATCGGCTACCCCGACCTCGCGGTCACGGAGAGCATCCTGGCCGGGGCCTCCGACCGCAACCCGTCCGCCGGTCTCTCCGCCATCATCACGACGAGCGCCGTCGCCGACATGGCCGACCTGGCCGCCACCGTGCACGTCGAGCCGGCCGTGCTCCGCTACGTGGCGGAGCTGGCCGAGGCGACCCGTGAGGACGGCGCGATCCGTCTGGGCGTCTCGGTGCGTGGAGCGATCGCCATGATCCGGATCGCCAAGGTGTGGGCCGCGGCGCAGGGCCGTCACTTCGTGCTCCCCGACGACATCAAGGCCCTAGCGCGGCCGGTGTGGCAGCATCGTCTGCTGCTCGACGCCGAGGCCGAGTTCGCCGGCACGAGCAGCGACGTCGTGATCGCCCGCGTGCTGGACGGCGTCGCAGCTCCCCAGGCGCGAGCGGCGGCCTGA
- a CDS encoding DNA-3-methyladenine glycosylase I: protein MISLLTGPDARDRCAWVGDDDEYRRYHDEEWGTALRGDRALFEKMALEGFQAGLSWITILRKRPRFREVFAGFEPEIVSEFGEDDVERLMADAGIIRNRAKIEATIGNARIVRGMADGELDELMWSFAPPASATRPASFDEVPAVTAESTALSKELRRRGFRFVGPTTMYALMQSAGMVDDHIAGCWRA from the coding sequence ATGATCTCTCTCCTCACGGGCCCGGACGCCCGCGACCGCTGCGCCTGGGTGGGCGACGACGACGAGTACCGTCGCTATCACGACGAGGAGTGGGGCACCGCGCTGCGCGGCGACCGCGCGCTGTTCGAGAAGATGGCGCTGGAGGGCTTTCAGGCGGGACTCTCCTGGATCACCATCCTGCGCAAGCGCCCGCGGTTCCGGGAGGTGTTCGCGGGCTTCGAGCCCGAGATCGTCTCCGAGTTCGGCGAGGACGACGTCGAGCGGCTGATGGCGGATGCGGGCATCATCCGCAACCGCGCCAAGATCGAGGCGACCATCGGCAACGCCCGCATCGTGCGGGGCATGGCCGACGGCGAGCTCGATGAGCTGATGTGGTCGTTCGCCCCACCGGCATCCGCCACTCGGCCGGCCTCCTTCGACGAGGTCCCGGCGGTCACGGCGGAGTCGACGGCGCTGAGCAAGGAACTGCGCCGTCGCGGGTTCCGGTTCGTGGGGCCGACCACCATGTACGCCCTGATGCAGTCCGCCGGGATGGTCGACGATCACATCGCCGGGTGCTGGCGCGCCTGA